From a single Nicotiana tomentosiformis chromosome 2, ASM39032v3, whole genome shotgun sequence genomic region:
- the LOC104109564 gene encoding probable aquaporin NIP-type, translating into MAKKDGNREEEISQMEEGNITHSASQSDSNVGFCSSLTVVVIAQKLIAEAIGTYFVIFAGCGSVAVNKIYGSVTFPGICVTWGLIVMVMVYTVGHISGAHFNPAVTITFTIFGRFPWKQVPLYIIAQLMGSILASGTLALLFDVTPQAYFGTVPVESNGQSLAIEIIISFLLMFVISGVATDDRAIGQVAGIAVGMTITLNVFVAGPISGASMNPARSIGPAIVKHVYTGLWVYIVGPIIGTLAGAFVYNLIRSTDKPLRELAKTASSLRS; encoded by the exons atggcaaagaaggatggtaATCGAGAAGAAGAAATCTCCCAGATGGAAGAAGGCAATATTACCCATTCAGCCTCCCAGTCCGATTCCAATGTCGGATTTTGTTCATCACTTACTGTCGTTGTCATCGCACAAAAG TTGATAGCGGAGGCTATAGGAACGTACTTTGTAATATTTGCAGGGTGTGGATCAGTTGCTGTGAATAAGATCTATGGGAGCGTTACGTTTCCAGGGATATGTGTAACATGGGGTCTAATCGTGATGGTGATGGTTTACACCGTGGGACATATATCAGGAGCTCATTTTAACCCTGCTGTCACTATTACTTTCACCATCTTCGGCCGCTTCCCATGGAAACAA GTACCTTTGTACATAATAGCTCAACTAATGGGTTCGATTTTGGCCAGTGGAACTCTGGCTCTATTGTTTGACGTAACTCCTCAAGCTTATTTTGGTACTGTTCCAGTTGAATCTAATGGCCAATCACTTGCTATCGAAATCATCATTTCTTTCCTTCTCATGTTTGTCATTTCTGGCGTTGCTACAGATGATAGAGCa ATTGGACAGGTTGCTGGAATAGCTGTGGGAATGACCATAACTTTGAATGTCTTTGTAGCAGG GCCAATTTCAGGAGCATCAATGAATCCAGCAAGAAGCATTGGTCCAGCAATAGTGAAGCATGTTTATACAGGTCTTTGGGTGTATATAGTTGGTCCAATCATCGGAACACTAGCCGGAGCATTTGTATACAATTTGATTCGATCCACAGATAAACCACTTCGGGAGTTGGCCAAAACTGCATCATCTCTTCGAAGTTGA